The Negativicutes bacterium nucleotide sequence TTGCACTATATTATTTTGCTCCACCTGTTGACTTTGAATTAATTTATTAGTAACAATTGCAATCCCAATACTGCCTCCTAAATTACGCATCAACGCCACAATCGCTGAAGCATTGCTACTATCTACCGCTTTTATCTTGGAAAAAGCGAGGGTACTGGATGGAACAAATAAAAATGGCAACCCAATTACCTGTAAAATACGAACCTGCACCAACGTCCAATAATCACTTTGGGGGGTTATTTGTGCCGTGGCCCACATTCCAAATGCCATTAAAAACATTCCCGTTGAAATTAAATATTTTGCTTGGACTTTATTTACCAGCTTACCAATAATCGGCATTAT carries:
- a CDS encoding EmrB/QacA family drug resistance transporter, giving the protein IMPIIGKLVNKVQAKYLISTGMFLMAFGMWATAQITPQSDYWTLVQVRILQVIGLPFLFVPSSTLAFSKIKAVDSSNASAIVALMRNLGGSIGIAIVTNKLIQSQQVEQNNIVQHLTNFDIGYNNALYNMTNTIKNLGFSETQASQMALGKIYRELMHQASLLAYADAYEFVATIMILLGIVALFMPKNELHGKKKTVVIE